A window of the Haloarcula litorea genome harbors these coding sequences:
- a CDS encoding extracellular solute-binding protein, which produces MADQHNYDRRTVLKLASAAGMAGLAGCGTGDPSGGGGGGSDGGDGGDGGGGDGGSTTTSGTQMAGSVRAWSWDVAAKSLDLTDDPYEEANGGDVTVEQFGRSNMKDKFKSRLLSGSGAPAIATMESVDAAAWVDTGGLRDISGWIEDAGIKDGFVSGKWGPLTKDGSTYALPWDIGPVGSFYRNDVVQEHGLDMDSIETWDQFIAEGEKLPDDIAMMNLPPNDYDGMWRMMFRQLGGLPFTDSGAVNIHSDKSLQVARQMKEAHDAGITSSVASWSSEWFNRFGEGSIASLYGGAWMEGTLKAELGDTSGNWRVMRPPAYESGGNRATNWGGSNLVIADQVSDAKARRAFDYMQFTLASKEMQIEMYEGFGIFPAYKPAYESDAFDSGSEFLGGQAAGRMFAEIAPEIPSYVYTTDTPEITKAMNTYLGQMIDGSITPKEAVDQAAQQVAERTDRDLA; this is translated from the coding sequence ATGGCGGATCAGCACAACTACGATCGGCGTACCGTCCTCAAACTCGCCAGCGCGGCCGGGATGGCCGGGCTGGCAGGCTGTGGCACCGGCGACCCGTCAGGCGGCGGTGGCGGTGGTAGCGACGGCGGCGACGGCGGCGACGGGGGAGGCGGTGACGGCGGCAGCACGACGACCAGCGGGACCCAGATGGCCGGGAGCGTCCGGGCCTGGAGCTGGGACGTGGCGGCGAAGTCGCTGGACCTGACCGACGACCCCTACGAGGAGGCAAACGGCGGCGACGTCACCGTCGAGCAGTTCGGCCGCTCGAACATGAAGGACAAGTTCAAGTCGCGGCTGCTCTCGGGGTCGGGCGCGCCGGCCATCGCGACGATGGAGAGCGTCGACGCCGCCGCGTGGGTCGACACCGGCGGGCTCCGGGACATCAGCGGCTGGATCGAGGACGCCGGCATCAAGGACGGCTTCGTCTCCGGCAAGTGGGGGCCGCTCACCAAGGACGGCAGCACCTACGCGCTCCCGTGGGACATCGGGCCGGTCGGCTCGTTCTACCGCAACGACGTGGTCCAGGAACACGGCCTCGATATGGACAGCATCGAGACGTGGGACCAGTTCATCGCCGAGGGGGAGAAACTCCCCGACGACATCGCGATGATGAACCTCCCGCCCAACGACTACGACGGGATGTGGCGGATGATGTTCCGCCAGCTGGGCGGGCTGCCCTTTACCGACAGCGGCGCGGTCAACATCCACTCCGACAAGTCCCTGCAGGTGGCCCGCCAGATGAAGGAGGCCCACGACGCCGGCATCACCTCGAGCGTCGCCTCCTGGTCCAGCGAGTGGTTCAACCGCTTCGGCGAGGGATCGATCGCCTCGCTGTACGGCGGCGCGTGGATGGAGGGGACGCTGAAGGCCGAACTCGGCGACACGTCTGGTAACTGGCGCGTGATGCGGCCGCCGGCCTACGAGTCGGGCGGCAACCGCGCGACCAACTGGGGCGGGTCGAACCTCGTCATCGCCGACCAGGTCAGCGACGCCAAGGCCCGGCGGGCGTTCGACTACATGCAGTTCACGCTGGCGAGCAAGGAGATGCAGATCGAGATGTACGAGGGCTTCGGCATCTTCCCGGCGTACAAGCCCGCCTACGAGTCGGACGCCTTCGACTCCGGGTCGGAGTTCCTGGGCGGCCAGGCCGCCGGCCGGATGTTCGCCGAGATCGCCCCGGAGATCCCCAGCTACGTCTACACCACGGACACGCCCGAGA
- a CDS encoding IclR family transcriptional regulator, whose amino-acid sequence MSDYPVGATATTFGVVEALVERGEAGVTELADALDISKGAAHNHLTTLTRLGFAVREDGRYRLSAGFLDLGTRARERLTVYEAARGDVRRLARASGEVASLVVAEDGRAAYLLVRGDAADEIGHREGRRTPLHASAAGKAILAHLPDGEVDAFLDEHTLTPETAQTVTDAGALRDQLQTVRERGVAFDREEQTPGVRSVAAPLTGEDGTAVGAVSVAGPVDRMSGKRLEEDVTGLIVSRANSISVEIFSD is encoded by the coding sequence ATGAGCGACTACCCCGTCGGGGCGACGGCGACGACGTTCGGCGTCGTCGAGGCACTGGTCGAACGCGGCGAGGCGGGCGTCACCGAACTCGCCGACGCGCTCGACATCTCGAAGGGAGCGGCCCACAACCACCTGACGACGCTGACGCGCCTCGGCTTCGCGGTCCGGGAGGACGGCCGCTACCGCCTCAGCGCGGGCTTTCTCGACCTGGGGACCCGCGCCCGGGAGCGACTGACCGTCTACGAGGCGGCCCGCGGGGACGTGCGTCGGCTCGCGCGCGCCAGTGGCGAGGTCGCCAGCCTCGTCGTCGCGGAGGACGGCCGCGCCGCCTACCTCCTCGTCCGCGGGGACGCGGCCGACGAGATCGGCCACCGGGAGGGCCGCCGGACGCCGCTGCACGCCAGCGCCGCCGGGAAGGCGATCCTCGCCCACCTGCCGGACGGCGAGGTGGACGCCTTCCTCGACGAGCACACCCTCACACCCGAGACGGCCCAGACCGTCACCGACGCCGGGGCGTTGCGGGACCAGCTCCAGACCGTCCGCGAGCGAGGGGTCGCCTTCGACCGGGAGGAGCAGACCCCGGGCGTGCGCAGCGTCGCGGCCCCCCTGACCGGCGAGGACGGCACCGCCGTCGGTGCCGTCAGCGTCGCCGGCCCCGTCGACCGGATGAGCGGCAAGCGGCTGGAGGAGGACGTCACCGGACTGATTGTCAGCCGGGCGAACAGTATCTCGGTCGAGAT